The sequence CAGTTTCTACTATTAAAATCCCTTCTTTTGTGTCACTTAATATCATATCAATTAACAAAGAGGGACTTCTTAAACCTTTAACTTTAAATTTTCTTATCATATACAATCCCTCATTATAGTTTTCATAGTTATTATTTATTATACAATTAGTATATATTATGTTATACTTTAATATACTTTTATATTAAATATTTAATATAAAATCATACGTGTGGTTTTTATGATAAAAGAAAAAAGGAAAATAGAAGTTATTGGCTTAGAATTACCAATATTTAAAGGTAATGAAAATGTGAATATAGCAGAATTAATCTCTCAATATCCTATTAAAGATGGGGATATTATTGTAATTGCAGAAACATTAATCTCAAAATTGGAAGGAAATGTAATTGATAGAAACAAAATAATTCCTTCAAAAAAAGCAATTGAATTAGCAAAAAAAACTGGTAAAGATCCAAAAGTTGTTCAAGTTATATTAGATGAGGCCAAAGAGATCGTTAAGGTTGGAAAGAATTTTATTATTACGGAAACTAAGCATGGTTTTGTTTGTGCAAATAGTGGAGTTGATGAGAGCAATGTATCAAATGGAATAAAAACTCTACCAAAAGATCCTGATAAAAGTGCTGAAAAAATTAGAAAAGAGATTGAAAAATTAACAGGAAAAAAAGTTGGGGTTATAATATCAGACAGTGTTGGAAGACCTTTTAGAAAAGGTTCAGTTGGTATAGCAATAGGTGTTAGTGGAATTATTGCATTGTGGGATAGAAAAGGAGAAAAAGATTTATTTGGAAGAGAATTAAAAACTACTGAAGTTGCCATTGCAGATGAGTTGGCAAGTATGGCTAATGTTGTTATGGGAGAGGCTAATGAAGGAATCCCAGTTGTAATAATTAGAGGGGCTAAAGTTCCTTTTGGTGAAGGAAAAGGAAAAGATTTAATTAGACCAAAAGAAGAAGATATTTTTAGAACATAATTTTTTGGTGAATATAAATGGTAGAAAAAGTTTATGGGGTTGGAGTAGGTGTTGGTGATAAAAAATTACTAACCTTAAAGGCATTAGAAGTTTTAAAAAAAGTTAATAAAGTATTTATTCCAATATCTAAACAAGGAAAAAAATCTATCGCTTATGAAATTGTAAAGGACTACATTAAAGATAAAGATATAGAAGAATTACTATTTCCAATGATTAAAGATAAAGAAAAATTACAAAAATATTGGAACGATGCACTAAAAAAAATTTTAAATGAAGATGGTGAAGTGGCGATAATTACTATAGGAGATCCAACTTTATATAGCACATTCTCATATATATGGAAACTTTTAAAAGAAAATGGTGTTAAAGTGGAAATAATTAACGGAATATCTTCAATATTTGCCTCAGCCTCTGCTTTAAACATTCCATTAGTCGAAGGAGACGAAAAACTTTGTATTCTTCCACAAGGAAAAGACTTAGAAAAATATATTGATGAATTTGATACTATTATTGTAATGAAAACAAAAAATTTAAAAGAGGCATTAAAGAAGATAAAAAATAAGGATGATTACATCATAGGCTTAGTAAAAAGAGTTACATTTGATGATGAAAAAGTGGCTATTGGAAAATTTGAAGAGTTAAATTTTGATGAATTTAATGATTATCTATCCTTAGCAATAATAAAAAAGGTTAAAAAATGAAAATTGTAAAAGCAGTTCCTGAGGAATTTTTAAATGGATTGTATTTAATTCCAACTGATAGATACAACTTACTAAATTTGGATGAAAATGGAAAATTTATAGTATCTAAGAATATACCCATAATTAGAATTTTAGCCACTCCTAACTTAAAAAAAACAATATCTAAACTAATTTACCAAATTAAAGCTAAATACTATCTATTTAGGAATTATAAGAATGCTCATTGGCTAAAAAATCTTTTAGAATATATTGATGAAAAAATAAAATTTGATAAATATTATAGGGCAAAAAAGGCGTGGTATAGAGGAATAGGTGATCTATTTAAAAATATAAGGAAATGGGAATTTGAAAAGGTAATAGGAAAAGTAATTTCTTTATTAAGAGCTTTAAATCCAATATTAGTTTTAGAAATACACGACATAAGAATGTGGCACTATAAAAAGAGTTTTATAAACTTTGTTAAAGTATTGAGAAAAAACAATATAACTGTTGTTTTAAGGTATCCTATAGACTGCCATAAAATAATTAAAAGGATTTTCCCAGAAGGTATTTTAAATACTGAGGCAACAATAAAATACTTTGCACATGTTCATGGTTATTATATAAGTAAAAAAGTGGCGTCATACTTATTAAAAATAACTAACGGAAACTTAGACATGATTTACATTATATTAAAGCATTCAAAAAGAAATATAAAAACACTTAGAGAATTAAAAATACCTTGGCTTAAAATTTTACCATATATAGTTGATTCGAAATATAAAAAATTAGTTGAAGTTATTGTTGAACTAAGAAAGTTTAAAATTGAAGATATAATATATAAAGTTAATTATAAATTATCAACTCTATATAAATATTTAGATGATTTGGTCGAATTGGGAATTCTAACAAAGATAAAATATAAAGGAAAATTAAGATTTAGATTAAAATTAAATCGAAGAACTCTTTTAAATTTAATCCAAAAATATAAAGAATATTACAAATCTTGGTTTTCCATTTACCTATTAGATAGCATATCTTGGAATATACGGATTTTCGAATTTTCGAGTAAAATATAACAAAATTTTACAATCATACGAAATAGTTATATTTTATTATTTCATATGTGTTGTGCATAAATATGACACTTCCTAATTTTTCTTATTTGAATTAAATTTTATACTTTAAGGAATTTAATTTAAATAGCATTTTCTTATAAGATTTTCAAATTTTCGAGTCGCATGTATGTATATAATTCCAGAGGGTATACCCAATCAATTTTTAGTTTAATTATCACAAAGTTAGAGATTATAGGATTATATTATATTACACTATATATATGTCAAAAACAAAAAATAACCAAAAATAAGATTAATTAAAAAATAATATTAAAATATTTAATAAAAATATTGTCAAAATTTTGATATTTATAAAAAATGGAAACAATATACTGTTTATTTTAATAAAAAGTCCAGTTAATACTATTTATTTTTAAAAATAAGGCATAATTATCAATATTTTAATTTTGTGATAATTCTCAATTCATAAAATTTTTTCAAATTCAGTGACCATATACATACATGCGACTCGAAAATTCGAAATTTATTCATTTTGATCTTCCAATATTTTATAGAGTTTTTTCAGATATTCAATATGTTTACAGTTATTACACTGGCAGATGACACACCACCATTGCCCAGTATTGCTTCTAAAAACATCACCTAAATGCTCTCCATTAGAATCAAAGAAGGAAAATATATATCCACCAAGTTTATCCTTCTTCCATTTGATTTCAAACCCTATCTTACTTAGTGGGTAATACTTAGTAGCAATTTTCTTTTTATGTAAATGTTCGAAAACATTCGAAAAACTCAAATCGAATATTTCTGGGGCTAATCTTTTTAATATGGCCAATCCTTTGGTTGTAAATGAATATAATACTTTATGTCCAGCCCTTTCCCTTTTCATTACATTTAACGCTGAGCACAGCCTTAAAAAAGAACATGCAAGACCTTTCGATATATTTAAATTTTTTGAGAGTGATTGAGGATAGGTTGTGCCACATATTATCACATAATGTAAAATAGCCTTTCTGAATATAGTTGATACTAATTCGTATGGAAGTCTTTCCATTTCTGACACCTTTTTTTATTATTTTGTAAAATTTCTGATCAAAATTTTATATTTACTCAATTATTTTTAAGCTAATTATTTATAAAGTTTTTGATTCATGACTTTAATTTTCTTCAGTATTACGCAGTATAGTATTACTGACATTTTGGGAATTTTTAAGTTGTATAATCATTTTATCTCAAATATTTATTCCTTATTTATGTGATATCTAAAATATTTTTTAATATACTTCTATATCAAATTTTTTAAGTATTGTTAATACTATATATACTTTTTGATTCATAGTTATTTTGTCTAAAAATTTTAGATTCACAATTTTTTAAATTTCTAGTTTTTATTTTATTTCTATGAGAAAAATTCAAAAAATCTTTATTTCATAATAATAGTATATATATAATTTAGAATTTTATTCAAGTTTAATTCTGAGAATGTTCGATTGTGATTTTACATAAGTTAAAGTTAGATTCACAATATTTCCTATATTTTATTGTTAGATTCACAAGTAATTTAAAATTATCTATACTCATAGTTAATTCATATATAAAAATTAATTAAAATTTGAAGATTCTAACTTTCGAAATATATATAAAATAGTCAAAACAAAAATTCGAAAAACATACGTTATTTTGGTGAGAGGGATATGGACCCAATAGAGTTTATACAAATGTCTGCGAGTTCAATAGCGAGTACTATGCACAAGTTAAAATTAAAATATAATCCATTTTCTGAAAAGCCCATAAGAGGAAACACTAAGTTTTTTGTAGGGAGAGTTAGTGAGTTGAGAGAAATTGGGGAGATTTTAGGATCAGCCTTACATGGAAGTGTGGCAAATGCGGCAATAGTTGGAACTAAGGGTATAGGAAAGAGTTCAATGCTTAACATTATATACTATGCAACAAAAAAGCAGGGACATTGGGTAGTAGAGATGACTGCATCTCAAGTAACTCCAAGACAGTTTTTGATACAACTATTATACAATATCTTAACTGAAAACATTATTACGATGAGTGGAACTATAAAAACTGACTATATGGAACATTCTAATAGAATCTTAGATATGTATAGAAAATTAAACAACTACGGAGATAAAGTTCCAATACATTATCCAAGAGAAAGAATAGAGAGAGATTTAGAATATTTAATAAACGAAGTTAAAAGTCCAGATAGATTATGTATAATATTAATTGATGAGGCAGACCAATTTGCAAAAAAGAGTTGTTTGTCATTATTACAATTTTTCCATTCATTTTTATATGAAGAGGGAATATTGACATTTATGGCGGGATCTCCAACATTAATGGATGATTTAACAAAAATATCTCCCCCAATAAAAGATAGAATTCCAAAAATAATAAACATGCCTCCATTATCTAAAGATGAATCTTACGATTTAATTATAAGAAGATTAGAAGATGCCCATGTTGAAGGATCTGATGAATTAGATCCATTTACTGAAAATGCTATACATAGGATAGTTGAAGAATGTGATGGGATCCCAAGAAAGATAATAATGACATGTTCAGAATCAATTTCCATAGCAATAAAACATGGCTTAACAAAAATTGATGAAGATGTAGTAAAAAAGGCAATACATTCTCTTGGAATTAGTGTAGGGCATCAGATTTTAAATCACTTAACTCCTGCACAGTCTGAAATTGTCAAGGTCATGGCAAAACTTGGAGGGTCTGCAACAGTAACTCAACTTTCTGAGTATCTAAAAAAATCTCCAAGCACTATTGGGACTCACTTATCTGACATTTATGAGATGGGATATATTTATAAAGAACGGGATGGAAACAATGTTTATTATATACTATCTAAAGAACTTAGGGATGTTTTAATAGGTGAAGATGATGAATTGGAAATATGATATACAAAATTTTGAGCCAGATGTTAAAATATCATTGACAAGAGTAGGAATTACAAACTTAAAAAAACTCGTTAGATTGAAAAGAAAAAATAAAAGACCTATAATTTTGCTATCAACTTTTGAAGTTTTTGTTAATCTTCCAAGTTCTCAGAAAGGAATACATATGTCAAGAAATCCAGAAGTTATAGAAAGAATTATTGATGAGGCCTTAGAAATAGATAGTTATGAGATGGAAACTATTTGTGAAGAGATTGTTAAAGGATTATTTAAAAAACACGAATATGCTACAGAGGCAGAGGTTTTTATGGTTAGTGACTTTATGACAAAAGAAAAGAGTCCTATATCTGGAAAATATTCTCAAGAAATTCATAAAATTATGGGAGGAGCAAGAGGAATAAAAAAAGAGGATAGAATTGAATTAACAAAAATTGTTGGAGCAGAGGTTGTTGGAATCACAGCCTGCCCATGTGCGCAAAATTTAATAAAAGAAATATCTATTAAAAGATTGAAGGAAAAAGGATTTTCAGATGAAGATATAGAAAAAATCATTGATTCTGTTATTTTTGCTACACATAATCAGAGAGGAATTGGAAGAATTATATTGGAAATTCCTACTGGTTACGACATAGAAATTATGGAAATTATAGATATAATCAAAAAATCAATGAGTGCAGAAATTTGTGGGATTTTAAAAAGAAGTGATGAGGCTTATGTAGTAGAGCAGAGTCATAAAAATCCTAAATTTGTTGAAGACTGCGTTAGAGAGATGGCTAAAAGAATTGTGGAAAAGTTTAAACATCTACCTGATGAAACAAAAGTCTTAATTAGACAGATTAACATGGAAAGTATTCACAGGCATGATGCCTATGCTGAAAAAGTATCTACACTTGGAGAGTTAAGAAAAGAAATAGAAAATGAATAAAGATAAATTTTTATTTTTATAATAAGATAAGAAATAAGAAAACAATTTATGAATTTATGAGTGATAATTTGAAAGCCTTAATTGTTGGAATAAATACAAGACCAGTGGTTAATTCTTTAAAAAAATTAGGATTTTTTTTATATTCAGTATCATACTACTCTCCAGAAGATTTAAATGCAGATGTAAAATATTATTTTATAGATCCTTACAATCATGGAAAATTAAGAGAAAACTATGATGAGAATAAATTAATTGAAAAGGCTGATGAATTAATTGATAATGTTGATTATGTTTTTATAACATCAGGTGTTTTTGAATCTGAAAATTCGAAAATACCAAAATGGGATAAGGTTGTGGGAAACGAGCCAAAAAAGATAAAAGAGATATCTAACAAGTTCAAAACATACAAAAAATTAGAAAAATTAGGATACAATATTCCAATAACTAAAAAAATCAATAATAAAAATCAATTATATAAATTTTTAGAAGAATTTAACTGTTGTATATTAAAACCAATTTATGGGAGTGGAGGATATTTATTAAAACTAAATTTAAATGATTTCAAAAAAGAAAT comes from Methanocaldococcus sp. and encodes:
- a CDS encoding coenzyme F420-0:L-glutamate ligase, producing MIKEKRKIEVIGLELPIFKGNENVNIAELISQYPIKDGDIIVIAETLISKLEGNVIDRNKIIPSKKAIELAKKTGKDPKVVQVILDEAKEIVKVGKNFIITETKHGFVCANSGVDESNVSNGIKTLPKDPDKSAEKIRKEIEKLTGKKVGVIISDSVGRPFRKGSVGIAIGVSGIIALWDRKGEKDLFGRELKTTEVAIADELASMANVVMGEANEGIPVVIIRGAKVPFGEGKGKDLIRPKEEDIFRT
- the cobI gene encoding precorrin-2 C(20)-methyltransferase, with translation MVEKVYGVGVGVGDKKLLTLKALEVLKKVNKVFIPISKQGKKSIAYEIVKDYIKDKDIEELLFPMIKDKEKLQKYWNDALKKILNEDGEVAIITIGDPTLYSTFSYIWKLLKENGVKVEIINGISSIFASASALNIPLVEGDEKLCILPQGKDLEKYIDEFDTIIVMKTKNLKEALKKIKNKDDYIIGLVKRVTFDDEKVAIGKFEELNFDEFNDYLSLAIIKKVKK
- a CDS encoding transcriptional regulator, producing MKIVKAVPEEFLNGLYLIPTDRYNLLNLDENGKFIVSKNIPIIRILATPNLKKTISKLIYQIKAKYYLFRNYKNAHWLKNLLEYIDEKIKFDKYYRAKKAWYRGIGDLFKNIRKWEFEKVIGKVISLLRALNPILVLEIHDIRMWHYKKSFINFVKVLRKNNITVVLRYPIDCHKIIKRIFPEGILNTEATIKYFAHVHGYYISKKVASYLLKITNGNLDMIYIILKHSKRNIKTLRELKIPWLKILPYIVDSKYKKLVEVIVELRKFKIEDIIYKVNYKLSTLYKYLDDLVELGILTKIKYKGKLRFRLKLNRRTLLNLIQKYKEYYKSWFSIYLLDSISWNIRIFEFSSKI
- a CDS encoding MarR family transcriptional regulator, which produces MERLPYELVSTIFRKAILHYVIICGTTYPQSLSKNLNISKGLACSFLRLCSALNVMKRERAGHKVLYSFTTKGLAILKRLAPEIFDLSFSNVFEHLHKKKIATKYYPLSKIGFEIKWKKDKLGGYIFSFFDSNGEHLGDVFRSNTGQWWCVICQCNNCKHIEYLKKLYKILEDQNE
- a CDS encoding ArsR family transcriptional regulator, translating into MDPIEFIQMSASSIASTMHKLKLKYNPFSEKPIRGNTKFFVGRVSELREIGEILGSALHGSVANAAIVGTKGIGKSSMLNIIYYATKKQGHWVVEMTASQVTPRQFLIQLLYNILTENIITMSGTIKTDYMEHSNRILDMYRKLNNYGDKVPIHYPRERIERDLEYLINEVKSPDRLCIILIDEADQFAKKSCLSLLQFFHSFLYEEGILTFMAGSPTLMDDLTKISPPIKDRIPKIINMPPLSKDESYDLIIRRLEDAHVEGSDELDPFTENAIHRIVEECDGIPRKIIMTCSESISIAIKHGLTKIDEDVVKKAIHSLGISVGHQILNHLTPAQSEIVKVMAKLGGSATVTQLSEYLKKSPSTIGTHLSDIYEMGYIYKERDGNNVYYILSKELRDVLIGEDDELEI
- the mptA gene encoding GTP cyclohydrolase MptA, translating into MNWKYDIQNFEPDVKISLTRVGITNLKKLVRLKRKNKRPIILLSTFEVFVNLPSSQKGIHMSRNPEVIERIIDEALEIDSYEMETICEEIVKGLFKKHEYATEAEVFMVSDFMTKEKSPISGKYSQEIHKIMGGARGIKKEDRIELTKIVGAEVVGITACPCAQNLIKEISIKRLKEKGFSDEDIEKIIDSVIFATHNQRGIGRIILEIPTGYDIEIMEIIDIIKKSMSAEICGILKRSDEAYVVEQSHKNPKFVEDCVREMAKRIVEKFKHLPDETKVLIRQINMESIHRHDAYAEKVSTLGELRKEIENE